A stretch of the Argentina anserina chromosome 6, drPotAnse1.1, whole genome shotgun sequence genome encodes the following:
- the LOC126798823 gene encoding pyruvate decarboxylase 2 — protein sequence MDTKIGSLDVCKADNHDVGCLPKGASSTVQTSSVPATTFNSADATLGRHLARRLVQIGVTDVFTVPGDFNLTLLDHLIAEPGLTNIGCCNELNAGYAADGYARSRGVGACVVTFTVGGLSVLNAIAGAYSENLPVVCIVGGPNSNDYGTNRILHHTIGLPDFSQELRCFQTVTCFQAVVNNLEDAHELIDTAISTALKESKPVYISIGCNLAAVPHPTFSRDPVPFSLSPRLSNKWGLEAAVEAAAEFLNKAVKPVMVGGPKLRSAHANDAFVELADASGFALAVMPSAKGQVPEHHPHFIGTYWGAVSTAFCAEIVESADAYLFAGPIFNDYSSVGYSLLLKKEKAIIVQPDRVTIGSGPAFGCVLMKDFLAALAKKLKHNNTAHENYCRIFVPDGHPLKAAPKEPLRVNVLFQHIQKMLSAETAVIAETGDSWFNCQKLKLPPGCGYEFQMQYGSIGWSVGATLGYAQAVPEKRVISFIGDGSFQVTAQDVSTMIRNGQKTIIFLINNGGYTIEVEIHDGPYNVIKNWNYTGLVDAIHNGQGKCWTTKVRCEEELIEAIETANGPKKDSLCFIEVIAHKDDTSKELLEWGSRVSAANSRPPNPQ from the exons ATGGACACCAAGATTGGCTCTCTCGATGTCTGCAAGGCCGACAATCACGACGTCGGTTGCTTACCTAAAGGCGCCTCTTCCACCGTCCAAACCTCCTCCGTCCCCGCCACCACCTTCAACTCCGCCGACGCCACCCTCGGCCGCCATCTGGCACGCCGCCTGGTGCAAATCGGCGTCACCGACGTTTTCACCGTCCCCGGCGACTTCAACTTGACTCTTCTCGACCACCTCATCGCCGAGCCCGGGCTCACCAACATTGGCTGCTGCAATGAGCTCAACGCCGGGTACGCCGCCGACGGCTACGCGCGGTCGCGtggcgtcggcgcgtgtgTGGTGACTTTTACGGTCGGTGGTCTGAGTGTGCTGAACGCGATCGCCGGCGCGTACAGTGAGAACTTGCCGGTGGTTTGTATTGTCGGAGGGCCCAACTCTAATGATTATGGGACTAACCGTATTCTGCACCATACTATTGGGTTGCCGGACTTCAGTCAAGAGCTCCGGTGCTTTCAGACCGTGACTTGTTTTCAG GCTGTGGTGAATAATTTGGAGGATGCGCATGAGTTGATTGATACTGCTATTTCGACTGCGTTGAAAGAAAGCAAGCCTGTGTATATCAGCATTGGCTGCAACTTGGCTGCTGTTCCTCATCCTACTTTTAGCCGTGACCCTGTTCCattttcattgtctccaag ACTGAGCAATAAGTGGGGATTAGAGGCTGCAGTGGAGGCTGCTGCAGAGTTCTTGAACAAGGCAGTGAAGCCGGTTATGGTGGGCGGGCCTAAATTGCGGTCTGCACATGCTAATGATGCATTTGTTGAACTGGCCGATGCTTCTGGTTTTGCTTTGGCTGTGATGCCATCAGCAAAGGGGCAAGTGCCAGAACACCATCCCCATTTCATCGGAACATACTGGGGTGCTGTGAGCACCGCCTTTTGTGCTGAGATTGTGGAGTCTGCAGATGCGTACTTGTTTGCAGGGCCGATTTTCAACGACTACAGCTCTGTTGGGTACTCTCTCCTTCTCAAGAAAGAGAAGGCAATCATTGTGCAGCCTGATCGTGTGACGATAGGGAGTGGCCCTGCTTTTGGTTGTGTTCTCATGAAGGATTTCCTGGCAGCGCTAGCAAAGAAGCTGAAGCATAACAACACTGCTCATGAGAACTACTGCAGGATTTTTGTGCCTGATGGTCACCCTCTGAAGGCTGCACCCAAAGAACCTTTGAGGGTTAACGTTCTGTTCCAACACATTCAGAAGATGCTGTCAGCGGAAACTGCTGTGATTGCTGAGACAGGGGACTCATGGTTTAACTGTCAGAAGCTGAAATTACCACCCGGCTGCGG TTATGAGTTCCAGATGCAATATGGATCAATTGGTTGGTCTGTCGGAGCAACTCTTGGGTATGCCCAGGCTGTACCTGAGAAGCGAGTTATTTCTTTCATTGGTGATGGGAGCTTCCAG GTGACTGCTCAAGATGTGTCCACTATGATTCGAAATGGACAGAAGACCATCATTTTCCTGATAAACAACGGCGGGTACACCATCGAAGTGGAAATCCATGATGGACCTTACAATGTGATCAAGAACTGGAACTACACTGGACTGGTTGATGCAATCCACAACGGGCAAGGCAAGTGCTGGACAACCAAG GTGCGTTGCGAGGAGGAGCTAATTGAAGCAATAGAGACTGCAAATGGACCCAAGAAGGATAGCCTATGTTTCATTGAGGTGATAGCTCACAAGGATGATACCAGCAAAGAGTTGCTTGAGTGGGGGTCTAGGGTTTCTGCTGCCAATAGCCGCCCACCTAATCCTCAGTAA